From the Peromyscus leucopus breed LL Stock chromosome 8b, UCI_PerLeu_2.1, whole genome shotgun sequence genome, one window contains:
- the Calcoco2 gene encoding calcium-binding and coiled-coil domain-containing protein 2 isoform X2 gives MDKTMDEPPISAVLLEHCSFSQVVFNSVEKFYVPGGDVTCYYTFTQQFIPRRKDWIGIFKVGWKTTREYYTFMWVALPSDLNKESTRQLEVQFKAYYLPKDDEHYQFCYVDQDGVVRGASIPFQFRPESEEDIVVVTTKGKVEEIEQHNEELLRENQELRDSCASLQKQHSDAQAELERKQEALEALQSTNKKLEEDMEEQKACWETEMLRLKEHNQKISSENEKLGSRVDQLQAQLSTQEKEMEELVLRDQDMTEQLQRLKNENSQLVLSLTEQKEQQKKLEQTVEKMKQRETTARKKQQELTDENFDLSRKLSDNKIVSDVLKREKERLDKENNILKKENNRLMNYMGLQGDSFPHQMHSSDQGAGIQESSAPSPLAMKCLICSSDFGDGVCDHILEQQQMQTHFLNCPICDEAFPAREKQIFEDHVFCHSL, from the exons ATGGACAAGACAATGGACGAGCCCCCCATATCAGCTGTCTTGCTGGAACACTGCAGTTTCTCTCAGGTCGTGTTTAACAGTGTGGAGAAGTTCTATGTTCCTGGAGGAGATGTCACATGCTACTACACCTTCACCCAACAGTTCATCCCTCGTCGCAAGGACTGGATTGGCATCTTTAAA GTGGGGTGGAAGACGACCCGGGAGTATTACACCTTCATGTGGGTTGCTTTGCCCAGTGACCTAAACAAGGAATCAACCAGGCAGCTGGAAGTCCAGTTCAAAG CTTATTATCTGCCCAAGGACGATGAGCATTACCAGTTCTGCTATGTGGATCAAGATGGCGTGGTCCGGGGAGCAAGTATCCCTTTCCAATTCCGTCCAGAAAGTGAGGAGGACATCGTGGTTGTTACCACGAAG GGAAAGGTGGAAGAGATCGAGCAGCACAATGAGGAGCTTCTCCGAGAAAACCAGGAGCTGAGAGACAGCTGTGCCAGCCTCCAGAAGCAGCACTCAGACGCGCAGGCTGAGCTGGAGAGGAAGCAG GAGGCACTAGAGGCACTGCAGAGCACCAATAAGAAGTTAGAAGAGGACATGGAAGAGCAGAAGGCCTGTTGGGAGACTGAGATGCTCCG ACTGAAAGAACACAACCAGAAGATATCCTCAGAAAACGAGAAGCTGGGGAGCAGAGTAGACCAGCTTCAG GCCCAGCTGTCaactcaagagaaagaaatggaagagctTGTTCTGAGAGACCAAGACATGACAGAGCAGCTGCAGCGTCTCAAGAATGAAAATAGCCAGCTCGTCCTCAGTCTCACTGAACAG AAGGAGCAGCAGAAGAAGCTTGAGCAGACAGTGGAAaagatgaagcagagagaaaccaCGGCGAGGAAGAAGCAACAGGAGCTGACG GATGAGAACTTTGACCTGTCTAGAAAGCTAAGTGACAACAAGATTGTGTCTGACGttctgaagagagagaaagagagactagaCAAAGAGAACAAT ATCCTGAAGAAGGAGAACAACAGACTGATGAACTACATGGGCCTCCAAGGCGACTCTTTTCCACATCAAATGCATTCTTCAGATCAAGGAGCTG GTATCCAAGAAAGTTCTGCTCCCAGCCCG CTTGCCATGAAGTGCCTCATCTGTTCATCAGACTTTGGTGATGGAGTCTGTGATCACATCTTGGAGCAGCAGCAAATGCAGACCCATTTCTTGAATTGTCCAATTTGTGACGAAGCCTTCCCGGCAAGAGAGAAGCAGATCTTTGAAGACCATGTGTTCTGCCACTCTCTCTGA
- the Calcoco2 gene encoding calcium-binding and coiled-coil domain-containing protein 2 isoform X1 produces MDKTMDEPPISAVLLEHCSFSQVVFNSVEKFYVPGGDVTCYYTFTQQFIPRRKDWIGIFKVGWKTTREYYTFMWVALPSDLNKESTRQLEVQFKAYYLPKDDEHYQFCYVDQDGVVRGASIPFQFRPESEEDIVVVTTKGKVEEIEQHNEELLRENQELRDSCASLQKQHSDAQAELERKQEALEALQSTNKKLEEDMEEQKACWETEMLRLKEHNQKISSENEKLGSRVDQLQAQLSTQEKEMEELVLRDQDMTEQLQRLKNENSQLVLSLTEQKEQQKKLEQTVEKMKQRETTARKKQQELTDENFDLSRKLSDNKIVSDVLKREKERLDKENNILKKENNRLMNYMGLQGDSFPHQMHSSDQGAGRQNPGLVYGNPYSGIQESSAPSPLAMKCLICSSDFGDGVCDHILEQQQMQTHFLNCPICDEAFPAREKQIFEDHVFCHSL; encoded by the exons ATGGACAAGACAATGGACGAGCCCCCCATATCAGCTGTCTTGCTGGAACACTGCAGTTTCTCTCAGGTCGTGTTTAACAGTGTGGAGAAGTTCTATGTTCCTGGAGGAGATGTCACATGCTACTACACCTTCACCCAACAGTTCATCCCTCGTCGCAAGGACTGGATTGGCATCTTTAAA GTGGGGTGGAAGACGACCCGGGAGTATTACACCTTCATGTGGGTTGCTTTGCCCAGTGACCTAAACAAGGAATCAACCAGGCAGCTGGAAGTCCAGTTCAAAG CTTATTATCTGCCCAAGGACGATGAGCATTACCAGTTCTGCTATGTGGATCAAGATGGCGTGGTCCGGGGAGCAAGTATCCCTTTCCAATTCCGTCCAGAAAGTGAGGAGGACATCGTGGTTGTTACCACGAAG GGAAAGGTGGAAGAGATCGAGCAGCACAATGAGGAGCTTCTCCGAGAAAACCAGGAGCTGAGAGACAGCTGTGCCAGCCTCCAGAAGCAGCACTCAGACGCGCAGGCTGAGCTGGAGAGGAAGCAG GAGGCACTAGAGGCACTGCAGAGCACCAATAAGAAGTTAGAAGAGGACATGGAAGAGCAGAAGGCCTGTTGGGAGACTGAGATGCTCCG ACTGAAAGAACACAACCAGAAGATATCCTCAGAAAACGAGAAGCTGGGGAGCAGAGTAGACCAGCTTCAG GCCCAGCTGTCaactcaagagaaagaaatggaagagctTGTTCTGAGAGACCAAGACATGACAGAGCAGCTGCAGCGTCTCAAGAATGAAAATAGCCAGCTCGTCCTCAGTCTCACTGAACAG AAGGAGCAGCAGAAGAAGCTTGAGCAGACAGTGGAAaagatgaagcagagagaaaccaCGGCGAGGAAGAAGCAACAGGAGCTGACG GATGAGAACTTTGACCTGTCTAGAAAGCTAAGTGACAACAAGATTGTGTCTGACGttctgaagagagagaaagagagactagaCAAAGAGAACAAT ATCCTGAAGAAGGAGAACAACAGACTGATGAACTACATGGGCCTCCAAGGCGACTCTTTTCCACATCAAATGCATTCTTCAGATCAAGGAGCTGGTAGGCAAAACCCAGGCCTTGTGTATGGAAATCCATATTCTG GTATCCAAGAAAGTTCTGCTCCCAGCCCG CTTGCCATGAAGTGCCTCATCTGTTCATCAGACTTTGGTGATGGAGTCTGTGATCACATCTTGGAGCAGCAGCAAATGCAGACCCATTTCTTGAATTGTCCAATTTGTGACGAAGCCTTCCCGGCAAGAGAGAAGCAGATCTTTGAAGACCATGTGTTCTGCCACTCTCTCTGA
- the Calcoco2 gene encoding calcium-binding and coiled-coil domain-containing protein 2 isoform X3: MDKTMDEPPISAVLLEHCSFSQVVFNSVEKFYVPGGDVTCYYTFTQQFIPRRKDWIGIFKVGWKTTREYYTFMWVALPSDLNKESTRQLEVQFKAYYLPKDDEHYQFCYVDQDGVVRGASIPFQFRPESEEDIVVVTTKGKVEEIEQHNEELLRENQELRDSCASLQKQHSDAQAELERKQEALEALQSTNKKLEEDMEEQKACWETEMLRLKEHNQKISSENEKLGSRVDQLQAQLSTQEKEMEELVLRDQDMTEQLQRLKNENSQLVLSLTEQKEQQKKLEQTVEKMKQRETTARKKQQELTEPKNKETTTEEELVREVDRLKAKVEAGRACYLEKYKECQRLHKQIRQLRASAMEVKQDQKSQQEPVGMGSKKPDIGTVIG, encoded by the exons ATGGACAAGACAATGGACGAGCCCCCCATATCAGCTGTCTTGCTGGAACACTGCAGTTTCTCTCAGGTCGTGTTTAACAGTGTGGAGAAGTTCTATGTTCCTGGAGGAGATGTCACATGCTACTACACCTTCACCCAACAGTTCATCCCTCGTCGCAAGGACTGGATTGGCATCTTTAAA GTGGGGTGGAAGACGACCCGGGAGTATTACACCTTCATGTGGGTTGCTTTGCCCAGTGACCTAAACAAGGAATCAACCAGGCAGCTGGAAGTCCAGTTCAAAG CTTATTATCTGCCCAAGGACGATGAGCATTACCAGTTCTGCTATGTGGATCAAGATGGCGTGGTCCGGGGAGCAAGTATCCCTTTCCAATTCCGTCCAGAAAGTGAGGAGGACATCGTGGTTGTTACCACGAAG GGAAAGGTGGAAGAGATCGAGCAGCACAATGAGGAGCTTCTCCGAGAAAACCAGGAGCTGAGAGACAGCTGTGCCAGCCTCCAGAAGCAGCACTCAGACGCGCAGGCTGAGCTGGAGAGGAAGCAG GAGGCACTAGAGGCACTGCAGAGCACCAATAAGAAGTTAGAAGAGGACATGGAAGAGCAGAAGGCCTGTTGGGAGACTGAGATGCTCCG ACTGAAAGAACACAACCAGAAGATATCCTCAGAAAACGAGAAGCTGGGGAGCAGAGTAGACCAGCTTCAG GCCCAGCTGTCaactcaagagaaagaaatggaagagctTGTTCTGAGAGACCAAGACATGACAGAGCAGCTGCAGCGTCTCAAGAATGAAAATAGCCAGCTCGTCCTCAGTCTCACTGAACAG AAGGAGCAGCAGAAGAAGCTTGAGCAGACAGTGGAAaagatgaagcagagagaaaccaCGGCGAGGAAGAAGCAACAGGAGCTGACG GAGCCTAAGAACAAAGAGACAACCACGGAGGAGGAGTTAGTGCGAGAGGTTGACCGCCTAAAGGCAAAGGTAGAGGCCGGGAGAGCCTGTTACTTAGAGAAGTACAAAGAGTGTCAGCGACTCCACAAACAGATCAGGCAACTCAGGGCTTCTGCAATG GAGGTGAAGCAGGACCAGAAGAGCCAACAGGAACCAGTGGGGATGGggagcaagaagcctgacatcgGCACTGTCATCGGGTAG